Proteins encoded together in one Quercus lobata isolate SW786 chromosome 3, ValleyOak3.0 Primary Assembly, whole genome shotgun sequence window:
- the LOC115980355 gene encoding uncharacterized protein LOC115980355, with the protein MGFSAKSTSSLLFICNRLKITVRLPFHSYYYNSTLTSRENVESPNGLLEYVRVVCKSGSFRNLDHALDLFDKMLHLSPLPSIVDFTQFLAAIARMKHYSVVINLIGQMESLGIAPNVYTLTVLINCFCHLNGVDFGFSILARLLKLGYQPNHITLSTLVKGLCLQGNIAGAVRLVDEMEKKGYEPNEITCGTIVHSLCKIGETDMAIRLLRKMEEGKFKPNVVLYSTIIDNLCKEKLVTEALNLLFEMKNKGIQPNIITYTCLFQGLCNFGRWKEATTLLNEMVQRKIMPNAHTFSILVDTFCKKGKLTEAKEVFDVMIQRGIEPDTVTYNSLIDGYCLQNKMDDAVKAFNVMVEWGCSPNVYSYSILINGYCKNKRIDEARSLFHEMSNKGVTPNVVTYNTLISGFCRVGRLQVALDLFHKMQACGQPPNPQTYAILMDGLCKNKQIVEAIKLFQGMEGKTLGNDIVIYNILIDGLCNAGKLTAARELFYSLPAKGLQPNVRTYTIMLNGLCKEGLIDEASELLEKMDGNGYTPNDRTYNTIIQGLLQHNETSKEVLKFNVTTASKYHMVRLWKAIGKGGAMTMTMVEARHNLHRMLNEAVLRDALLLVFPNKKDLPNAVDATDKLVLQSRTIPPLRTCATSREWLYEGLDLLSHNISIKGLGDHSGAPLKSDPNRKSCQNCFFFFIIFFFFFFREMGKCDFSAKSTSSLLFICNRLRIRVSLPFHSYYNYSTLTSSKNAESPNRLLEYVRNECKSGSFRNLDHALDLFDKMLHLSPLPSIVDFTQLLGAIARMKHYSQVITLIKQIESYGISPDLYSLTILINCFCHLNRLDFGFSVLATLFKLGYQPNHITLNTLVKGLCLQGKIAGAVRLVEEMEKNGHEPDAVTCGTILNALCKIGKTDMAIRLLRKMEEGKFKANVVLYSTIIDNLCKDKLVTEALNLLSEMRSKGIQPNIITYTCLFQGLCNFGRWKEATTLLNEMVQRKIMPNAHTFNILVDTLCKEGKLTEAKEVFDVMIQRGIEPNTITYSSLIDGYCLQNKMDDAVKAFNVMVERGCSPNVYSYSILINGYCKNKRIDEARSLFHEMSNKGVTPNIVTYNTLISGFFRVGRPKAALDLFHKMQAYGQPPDPQTYAILMDGLCKNKQIVEAIKLFQGMEGKMLGNDVVIYSILIDGLCNAGKLSTARELFYSLPAKGLQPNVRTYTIMLKGLCKEGLLDEASELLEKMDGNSCSPNDHTYNTIIQGLLQHNETSKAMKYLKIMVDKGFSANATVATMLVDLLSSNQVDKNIQELLHKFV; encoded by the exons ATGGGTTTTTCTGCTAAATCAACTAgctctcttctttttatatgcAATCGCTTGAAAATTACGGTACGCCTTCCATTTcattcttattattataattcTACTCTTACTAGTAGAGAAAATGTGGAAAGCCCAAATGGGTTGTTGGAATATGTGAGAGTTGTGTGCAAATCTGGAAGCTTTAGGAATCTTGATCATGCCTTAGAcctgtttgataaaatgcttcaCTTAAGCCCTTTGCCTTCCATTGTGGATTTCACTCAGTTTTTGGCTGCCATTGCAAGAATGAAGCATTACTCAGTAGTCATTAATCTAATTGGACAAATGGAATCGTTAGGAATTGCTCCCAATGTTTATACTCTCACTGTTTTGATTAACTGCTTTTGCCACTTGAACGGAGTAGATTTTGGGTTCTCGATCTTGGCAAGACTTTTGAAACTTGGTTATCAACCAAACCATATAACTCTAAGCACTCTTGTCAAGGGCCTCTGTCTCCAAGGTAACATTGCTGGAGCTGTGAGGTTGGTAGATGAAATGGAGAAGAAAGGCTATGAACCTAATGAAATTACTTGTGGAACAATAGTACATAGTTTGTGTAAGATTGGTGAGACTGATATGGCTATTAGATTGCTTAGGAAGATGGAGGAAGGGAAGTTTAAACCTAATGTGGTGCTCTATAGCACAATCATTGACAatttatgtaaagaaaaattggtaactgaagctttgaatcttctATTTGAAATGAAGAATAAAGGCATTCAACCAAACATTATCACTTACACGTGCTTATTTCAAGGCCTATGCAATTTTGGCCGGTGGAAGGAGGCTACTACTTTATTGAATGAGATGGTGCAAAGGAAGATCATGCCAAATGCACATACCTTCAGCATATTGGTGGACACATTTTGCAAAAAGGGGAAGTTGACAGAGGCGAAAGAAGTTTTTGATGTGATGATTCAAAGAGGCATTGAGCCTGACACTGTCACTTACAATTCTTTGATTGATGGATACTGTTTGCAAAACAAAATGGATGATGCAGTCAAAGCATTTAATGTGATGGTTGAGTGGGGTTGTTCACCTAATGTGTATAGTTATAGCATATTGATCAATGGATATTGCAAGAATAAAAGAATTGATGAAGCAAGGAGTCTGTTTCATGAAATGTCCAACAAAGGAGTGACTCCCAATGTTGTGACTTACAACACTCTTATAAGTGGTTTTTGTCGAGTGGGGAGACTACAGGTTGCACTAGATTTATTCCATAAGATGCAGGCTTGTGGCCAACCTCCAAATCCCCAAACCTATGCTATATTGATGGATGGCCTTTGTAAGAATAAACAAATTGTTGAGGCAATAAAATTGTTTCAGGGGATGGAAGGCAAAACGTTGGGCAACGATATTGTGATTTACAACATATTGATTGACGGTTTGTGTAATGCTGGGAAACTTACAGCTGCAAGAGAACTCTTTTATAGTCTACCTGCGAAAGGATTGCAACCCAATGTTCGAACTTACACCATAATGCTCAATGGGCTTTGCAAAGAGGGACTAATAGATGAAGCGAGTGAGCTGCTTGAGAAAATGGATGGGAACGGTTATACACCTAATGATCGCACATATAACACAATCATCCAAGGGTTATTGCAACACAATGAGACATCAAAGGAA GTGCTAAAGTTTAATGTGACTACTGCTTCAAAATATCACATGGTGAGGCTATGGAAGGCAATTGGAaaag GTGGAGCAATGACCATGACAATGGTTGAGGCCAGGCATAATCTGCACCGGATGTTGAATGAG GCTGTTTTGAGGGATGCATTGCTGCTCGTATTTCCAAACAAGAAGGATCTTCCAAATGCCGTGGATGCCACCGATAAACTTGTTCTTCAATCCCGGACAATACCACCACTG AGAACATGTGCCACTTCTAGGGAATGGCTGTACGAGGGCCTAGACTTGCTTTCCCACAATATTTCTATTAAGG GCTTAGGAGATCA CTCCGGAGCTCCACTGAAATCCGACCCGAATCGGAAGAGCTGTCAGaactgcttcttcttcttcatcatcttcttcttcttcttcttcagggaAATGGGTAAGTGTGATTTTTCTGCTAAATCAACAAgctctcttctttttatatgcAATCGTTTGAGAATTAGAGTAAGCCTTCCATTTCattcttattataattattctACTCTTACCAGTAGTAAAAATGCGGAAAGCCCAAATAGGTTGTTGGAATATGTGAGAAATGAGTGCAAATCTGGAAGCTTTAGGAATCTTGATCATGCCTTAGAcctgtttgataaaatgcttcaCTTAAGCCCTTTGCCTTCCATTGTGGATTTCACTCAGTTGTTGGGTGCCATTGCGAGAATGAAGCATTACTCTCAAGTCATTACTCTAATTAAACAAATCGAATCATATGGTATCTCTCCTGATCTTTATTCTCTTACTATTTTGATTAACTGCTTCTGCCATTTAAACCGTCTAGATTTTGGGTTCTCTGTCTTAGCAACGCTTTTCAAACTTGGTTATCAGCCAAACCATATAACTCTAAACACTCTTGTCAAAGGGCTCTGTCTTCAAGGTAAAATTGCTGGAGCTGTGAGGTTGGTAGAAGAAATGGAGAAGAATGGGCATGAACCGGATGCAGTTACTTGTGGAACGATACTAAATGCTCTGTGTAAGATTGGTAAGACTGATATGGCTATTAGATTGCTTAGGAAGATGGAAGAGGGGAAGTTTAAAGCTAATGTGGTGCTCTATAGCACAATTATTGACAATTTATGTAAGGACAAATTGGTAActgaagctttgaatcttttATCTGAAATGAGGAGTAAAGGCATTCAACCAAACATTATCACTTACACGTGCTTATTTCAAGGCCTATGCAATTTTGGCCGGTGGAAGGAGGCTACTACTTTATTGAATGAGATGGTGCAAAGGAAGATCATGCCAAATGCACATACCTTCAACATATTGGTGGACACACTTTGCAAAGAGGGGAAGTTGACAGAGGCAAAAGAAGTTTTTGATGTGATGATTCAAAGAGGCATTGAGCCTAACACTATCACTTACAGTTCTTTGATTGATGGATATTGTTTGCAAAACAAAATGGATGATGCAGTCAAAGCATTTAATGTGATGGTTGAGAGGGGTTGTTCACCTAATGTGTATAGCTATAGCATATTGATCAATGGATATTGCAAGAATAAAAGAATTGATGAAGCAAGGAGTCTGTTTCATGAAATGTCCAACAAAGGAGTGACTCCTAATATTGTGACTTACAACACTCTTATAAGTGGTTTTTTCCGAGTAGGGAGACCCAAGGCTGCACTAGATCTATTCCATAAGATGCAGGCTTATGGCCAACCTCCAGATCCCCAAACCTATGCTATATTGATGGATGGCCTTTGTAAGAATAAACAAATTGTTGAGGCAATAAAATTGTTTCAAGGGATGGAAGGCAAAATGTTGGGCAACGATGTTGTGATTTACAGCATATTGATTGACGGTTTGTGTAATGCCGGGAAACTTTCAACCGCAAGAGAACTCTTTTATAGTCTACCTGCAAAAGGATTGCAACCCAATGTTCGAACTTACACCATAATGCTCAAAGGGCTTTGCAAAGAGGGACTACTAGATGAAGCGAGTGAGCTGCTTGAAAAAATGGATGGGAACAGTTGTTCACCTAACGATCATACATATAACACAATCATACAAGGGTTATTGCAACACAATGAGACATCAAAGGCAATGAAATATCTCAAAATAATGGTTGACAAGGGTTTTTCGGCAAATGCAACGGTTGCAACCATGTTGGTTGACTTGCTGTCATCTAATCAAGTAGATAAGAATATTCAAGAATTGCTTCACAAGTTTGTGTGA